In the genome of Andrena cerasifolii isolate SP2316 chromosome 5, iyAndCera1_principal, whole genome shotgun sequence, one region contains:
- the Smox gene encoding smad on X, whose translation MTSMLSSFNPPIVKRLLGWKKAEGEDKWSEKAVKSLVKKLKKSTGLEELEKAITTQSCNTKCITIPRPSPGGVGDNGVQGVRGKGLPHVIYCRLWRWPDLQSHHELRAIEHCEYAFTQKRDEVCVNPYHYQRIQTPVLPAILVPRHNLAGDESVLYNTSLEELSVSVPENTCFNVTLNHQHHNQQGIPQSPQQQQQQQQQQQQQQQQQQQQQPNNPYQGMQSMQATSPASVGSLGSVQGSPHPAPGSMDPSADTPPPGYISEDGDNMDHNDNMSLNRLSPSPVDAQPVMYCEPAFWCSISYYELNTRVGETFHASQPSITVDGFTDPSNSERFCLGLLSNVNRNTVVEQTRRHIGKGARLYYIGGEVFAECLSDSSIFVQSPNCNQRYGWHPATVCKIPPGCNLKIFNNQEFAALLSQSVSQGFEAVYQLTRMCTIRMSFVKGWGAAYRRQTVTSTPCWIELHLNGPLQWLDRVLTQMGSPRLPCSSMS comes from the exons ATGACTTCGATGCTGTCCAGCTTTAACCCGCCTATCGTTAAACGATTGCTGGGTTGGAAAAAAGCCGAAGGGGAGGATAAATGGAGTGAGAAAGCCGTGAAAAGCTtggttaaaaagttgaaaaagtccACTGGCCTCGAGGAACTCGAGAAGGCCATTACTACACAAAGTTGCAACACCAAGTGCATCACTATACCAAG GCCTAGTCCGGGAGGGGTCGGCGACAACGGTGTCCAAGGAGTACGGGGCAAAGGTCTGCCGCACGTGATCTACTGCCGACTTTGGCGCTGGCCGGATCTGCAGTCGCACCACGAGCTAAGGGCGATCGAGCACTGCGAGTACGCGTTCACGCAGAAGCGGGACGAAGTCTGCGTCAATCCGTACCACTATCAACGAATACAGACACCAG TTTTGCCAGCCATTCTCGTGCCGCGGCATAACTTAGCCGGGGACGAGTCCGTTCTCTACAACACCTCCCTCGAGGAGCTCAGCGTCAGCGTACCGGAGAACACGTGCTTTAACGTGACGCTCAATCATCAGCACCACAATCAACAAGGTATCCCGCAATcgccgcagcagcagcagcagcagcagcagcagcaacaacagcagcagcagcagcagcagcaacagcagccgaACAATCCATATCAAGGAATGCAG AGCATGCAGGCAACGAGTCCGGCGAGCGTGGGGAGCCTTGGGAGCGTTCAGGGTTCACCGCATCCGGCGCCTGGATCCATGGATCCTTCCGCGGACACTCCTCCTCCTGGATACATAAGCGAGGATGGCGATAATATGGATCACAATGATAATATGTCTTTGAACCGTCTGTCTCCCAGCCCTGTCGACGCACAACCGGTTATGTATTGCGAGCCTGCCTTTTG GTGTTCGATAAGTTACTACGAGCTGAATACGAGAGTAGGCGAGACCTTCCATGCATCCCAACCGAGCATCACCGTGGACGGATTCACCGATCCAAGCAactccgagcgtttctgcttgGGCTTGCTGTCGAACGTGAATCGGAACACGGTGGTCGAGCAGACGAGACGACATATCGGCAAAGGGGCCAGACTTTACTACATCGGTGGAGAGGTGTTCGCAGAGTGCCTGTCCGACTCGAGCATATTCGTGCAGAGCCCAAATTGCAATCAACGTTACGGTTGGCATCCGGCCACCGTCTGCAAAATACCACCGG GCTGCAATTTGAAGATCTTCAATAACCAGGAGTTCGCGGCGTTGTTGTCGCAATCGGTATCCCAGGGCTTCGAGGCGGTATACCAATTGACTCGGATGTGCACCATCAGGATGAGCTTCGTGAAGGGCTGGGGAGCGGCGTATCGGCGGCAGACCGTCACGTCGACGCCTTGTTGGATCGAGCTGCATTTGAACGGCCCGCTGCAATGGCTAGACAGAGTGCTCACGCAGATGGGTTCGCCGCGTTTACCCTGTTCCTCGATGTCATAA